Proteins from a genomic interval of Xiphophorus maculatus strain JP 163 A chromosome 7, X_maculatus-5.0-male, whole genome shotgun sequence:
- the LOC102221163 gene encoding uncharacterized protein LOC102221163 isoform X1, with the protein MFTMRETMEDGISEVLSSVVEDVSEAVNRNISGSQLLHELLSAPWLRALLKIYECLMRFQRLSPSPLLPCASGLLFEIMAVIQRAHRPSAEARELYNLLSSPHVQALLSSHDSVAQSDYLPVLSPLPDELPEDEEAMRIVCLVKNNQPLSEKGCRSSEDQVGVVRSRWSSLRRLTLERLIPARRALSGEELRMAETARPLPLHGNPPCHFLPHYESMGSCRLCPQNTELWERGLNHSAPAVLNPETCSERLTPNKEDDASSGGSSDDYSYPPPPIPAYTVSLPNSPLMHKKVAPGGESRSILTPGRVHTAPVIPATQSSSKQKGVSTLPNPVRHCQKESLRASCAVNSSPHHNKPQQQLQKHHQPPGFDKTCSMEELRTTVQTVASSIEHSSQDVRHLEQKMVAATEMITDRVEENVQALNLLAEVVDKLQGIIVARNHTETSPPCRPNPNRRPTPPPRVSSLSPVMIHKPPTPYPRPLSHSSAASSSSSSSSSSSSSSAGSCADSFAGYRSPKGLHGGNKPSKRSEAADHNGHIRFHNGAVARAQQEDKQDCNITGCLTTSKKKKKDKQLF; encoded by the exons ATGTTCACCATGAGAGAAACTATGGAGGATg GGATCAGCGAAGTATTATCCAGCGTTGTGGAGGATGTTAGTGAAGCCGTCAACAGAAACATTAGTGGCTCTCAGCTTCTGCATGAACTACTGAGCGCTCCATGGCTTCGCGCCTTACTAAAG ATTTACGAGTGCCTGATGCGGTTCCAGAGATTGTCACCAAGCCCCCTTCTACCTTGTGCCTCCGGACTCTTATTTGAG ATCATGGCCGTCATACAAAGAGCGCACCGTCCTTCGGCTGAAGCTCGTGAGCTCTACAACCTCCTCAGCTCTCCACATGTCCAG GCCCTCCTATCATCTCACGACAGCGTGGCGCAGTCTGACTATTTACCCGTCCTTTCTCCGCTGCCCGACGAGTTACCAGAGGACGAGGAGGCCATGAGGATCGTTTGTCTTGTAAAGAATAACCAGCCTCTG AGTGAAAAGGGTTGCAGAAGTTCAGAAGACCAGGTTGGAGTGGTCCGTAGCCGTTGGAGCAGTCTTCGTCGACTCACGTTGGAGCGCCTGATCCCTGCAAGGAGGGCGTTGTCTGGGGAGGAGCTCAGAATGGCCGAGACGGCCAGGCCTTTGCCTCTCCATGGAAATCCACCCTGCCACTTTCTTCCCCATTACGAGTCGATGGGAAGTTGTCGTTTATGTCCACAAAACACAGAACTTTGGGAGCGAGGGCTCAACCACTCGGCTCCGGCCGTCTTGAACCCAGAAACATGTTCCG AGAGACTCACGCCCAACAAAGAGGACGATGCTTCTAGTGGAGGGAGCAGTGACGACTATTCTTACCCTCCCCCTCCAATCCCGGCCTACACTGTCAGTCTTCCCAACTCTCCCCTCATGCACAAAAAGGTTGCTCCAGGAGGGGAATCAAGGAGCATTCTTACTCCTGGTAGAGTCCACACAGCACCAGTCATTCCTGCAACTCAATCTTCTTCTAAGCAAAAAGGAGTCAGCACTCTCCCAAATCCTGTGAGGCATTGTCAGAAAGAGTCTTTAAGGGCTTCATGTGCGGTCAATTCTTCTCCACATCACAACAAACCACAACAGCAACTGCAGAAACATCATCAACCTCCTGGGTTTGACAAAACCTGCAGCATGGAGGAGCTCAGGACCACGGTTCAGACCGTGGCCAGCAGTATCGAGCACAGTAGCCAGGACGTACGCCACCTGGAGCAGAAAATGGTGGCGGCGACAGAAATGATCACGGACCGCGTCGAAGAAAACGTCCAGGCCCTCAACCTTCTCGCCGAGGTGGTGGATAAGCTCCAGGGGATCATCGTGGCCAGAAACCACACCGAAACGTCTCCTCCATGCAGGCCGAACCCGAACCGTCGGCCAACGCCGCCGCCAAGAGTCTCCTCGTTATCTCCAGTGATGATCCACAAACCTCCCACGCCTTATCCACGGCCGCTCTCGCACTCCTCTGCTGCCTCcagctcttcttcctcctcctcctcctcttcttcttcatctgccGGTTCCTGTGCAGACAGTTTTGCAGGATACCGCAGCCCAAAGGGATTGCACGGAGGAAACAAACCCAGCAAGAGATCAGAAGCTGCAGACCATAACGGACACATTCGATTCCACAATGGAGCTGTTGCAAGAGCTCAACAAGAAGACAAGCAGGACTGCAATATCACAGGCTGCTTGACAAcaagcaagaagaagaagaaagataaGCAGCTATTTTAG
- the LOC102221163 gene encoding MAGUK p55 subfamily member 4-like isoform X2 encodes MFTMRETMEDGISEVLSSVVEDVSEAVNRNISGSQLLHELLSAPWLRALLKIYECLMRFQRLSPSPLLPCASGLLFEIMAVIQRAHRPSAEARELYNLLSSPHVQALLSSHDSVAQSDYLPVLSPLPDELPEDEEAMRIVCLVKNNQPLGATIRREEVTGDIYIARVIHGGLADRSGLLHPGDLIVEVNGNSVVGLEPEKVIQKLNSSIGTILFKVIPRSTQVTSSQKPVYMRAMVDYCPLQDSSIPCPDAGMAFSRGDLLEVVDQSDALWWQARKLPCGASFAGLIPSASMLRSKHKEQWWCHPSQVHTCIRPYSLADNDEDLTLADGKRILTDMGKSKEINFDEEDPDVTEGIYLAGFRRSFRLWRRTSYKRRRQSCTSCSPSSSALSSPYEEVALYQRLPQENHRLIILIGASGVGVNELRKRLIKLNPSTFQGPVPHTTRPIREGEQAGREYHFVTKELFEYMVCNHRFVEYGESKSHLYGTSIDAIDEVIKRGRMCIIDVEPPGIHLLRLRNLKPYVIFIRAPSPDTLRQTRRNARLITSYAVNRAFTEEDFLELEDTSQLIDAKYKQYFDSVVVNDDLQDACMQLCSIIQQAQNEPQWIPVSWLHGEE; translated from the exons ATGTTCACCATGAGAGAAACTATGGAGGATg GGATCAGCGAAGTATTATCCAGCGTTGTGGAGGATGTTAGTGAAGCCGTCAACAGAAACATTAGTGGCTCTCAGCTTCTGCATGAACTACTGAGCGCTCCATGGCTTCGCGCCTTACTAAAG ATTTACGAGTGCCTGATGCGGTTCCAGAGATTGTCACCAAGCCCCCTTCTACCTTGTGCCTCCGGACTCTTATTTGAG ATCATGGCCGTCATACAAAGAGCGCACCGTCCTTCGGCTGAAGCTCGTGAGCTCTACAACCTCCTCAGCTCTCCACATGTCCAG GCCCTCCTATCATCTCACGACAGCGTGGCGCAGTCTGACTATTTACCCGTCCTTTCTCCGCTGCCCGACGAGTTACCAGAGGACGAGGAGGCCATGAGGATCGTTTGTCTTGTAAAGAATAACCAGCCTCTG GGGGCGACTATAAGGAGGGAGGAGGTGACGGGAGACATCTACATTGCCCGAGTGATTCATGGAGGACTGGCAGACCGCAGTG GACTCCTTCATCCTGGTGATCTTATAGTGGAGGTGAATGGAAACTCAGTGGTGGGACTGGAACCAGAAAAGGTCATCCAGAAACTG AACAGTTCCATTGGAACTATTTTGTTCAAAGTTATCCCGAGGTCAACGCAGGTCACCAGCAGCCAGAAGCCG GTGTACATGAGGGCGATGGTGGACTACTGCCCCCTGCAGGACTCCTCCATCCCGTGTCCGGATGCAGGAATGGCTTTCAGCAGAGGCGACCTGCTGGAGGTGGTCGACCAATCAGACGCTCTGTGGTGGCAGGCCAGGAAGCTGCCCTGCGGCGCTTCCTTCGCTGGGCTAATTCCCTCTGCTAGCATGCTGAGGAG taAACACAAGGAGCAGTGGTGGTGTCATCCATCCCAGGTTCACACATGCATCAGGCCTT ACAGCCTGGCTGATAACG ACGAGGATCTGACGCTCGCTGATGGCAAAAGGATCCTGACAG ATAtgggaaaaagtaaagaaataaactttg ATGAGGAGGATCCAGATGTTACTGAAGGAATTTACCTGG CTGGCTTCCGCCGGAGTTTCCGCCTCTGGAGGAGGACGTCCTATAAGAGGAGGCGCCAGTCCTGCACCTCCTGCTCGCCCAGCAGCAGCGCTCTGTCCTCCCCATATGAGGAGGTGGCGTTGTACCAGCGCCTCCCGCAGGAGAACCACCGCCTCATCATCCTCATAG GAGCTTCAGGAGTCGGAGTCAATGAGTTGAGGAAGAGACTCATCAAACTGAACCCGTCGACCTTCCAGGGACCCGTACCGC ACACAACCCGTCCAATAAGAGAAGGGGAGCAGGCGGGTAGAGAGTACCACTTTGTCACCAAAGAGCTGTTTGAGTATATGGTCTGCAACCACAG ATTTGTAGAATATGGGGAGAGTAAGAGCCACCTGTATGGAACCAGCATTGATGCTATTGATGAGGTGATAAAACGAGGACGGATGTGCATCATCGACGTTGAACCACCT GGCATCCATCTGTTGCGATTAAGGAACCTGAAGCCGTACGTGATTTTCATCAGAGCGCCGAGCCCAGACACACTGAGACAGACTCGAAGAAACGCCAGACTCATCACCAGCTACGCCGTCAACAGGGCGTTCACA GAGGAAGACTTTTTGGAACTGGAGGACACGTCTCAGCTTATCGACGCCAAATACAAACAGTATTTTGACAGCGTGGTGGTGAACGACGACCTGCAGGACGCCTGCATGCAGCTCTGCTCCATCATCCAGCAGGCGCAGAACGAGCCTCAGTGGATCCCAGTCAGCTGGCTGCATGGAGAGGAGTAG